A single window of Liolophura sinensis isolate JHLJ2023 chromosome 6, CUHK_Ljap_v2, whole genome shotgun sequence DNA harbors:
- the LOC135468323 gene encoding ubiquitin-like FUBI-ribosomal protein eS30 fusion protein, which translates to MQLFVQAGEIHTLTLSGEETVQDVKTLVNETEGYPLEDQVVFYAGKPLDGSIQLGTLPDLATVNVELRLFGGKVHGSLARAGKVKGQTPKVDKQEKKKSKTGRAKRRMQYNRRFVNVVATFGRRKGPNANS; encoded by the exons ATGCAGCTATTTGTACAAGCGGGAGAGATCCACACCCTGACTCTGTCAGGTGAGGAGACCGTGCAGGATGTCAAG ACACTTGTGAATGAGACAGAGGGCTATCCTCTTGAGGACCAGGTTGTCTTTTATGCTGGCAAACCCTTGGATGGCTCTATCCAGCTTGGCACTCTGCCCGACCTGGCCACCGTCAATGTGGAGCTCAGACTGTTCGGAG GAAAAGTTCACGGTTCTCTGGCTCGTGCTGGTAAAGTGAAGGGTCAGACTCCAAAG GTTGAcaaacaggaaaagaagaagTCAAAGACTGGCCGTGCCAAGAGAAGAATGCAGTACAACCGACGATTTGTCAATGTTGTTGCCACATTCGGACGCAGAAAGGGACCCAATGCCAATTCATAA